A window from Azoarcus sp. DD4 encodes these proteins:
- a CDS encoding transporter: protein MAAKHSQGEVAPVARRSLGRALAGAWMAAGLAAASSGAWALEMDAGDDTPLPEGTNLAVLYYQHVERDRLYVDGDKAAGRNRLDSDIGIARFVHYTKFAGMTINPQFLLPFGNLHAKGDLSPLGSASGVGDLILASVFWLVEKPETNTYFAITPYLYVPTGSYDKNEALNLGENRWKGTLQLGYITGLTDKLLLDLYADVTVFGNNNDYGPTSATLKQDPLYQVQGWLRYKLTDAWDVRAGYFHTWGGETKVNGVSSDDRVRSSKYQVGTAWFYEPSAQVVFTYGQDLTVENGFKERNRLNFRWLKVF from the coding sequence ATGGCGGCGAAACACAGCCAAGGGGAAGTCGCGCCCGTCGCGCGGCGCAGTTTGGGCAGGGCGCTGGCAGGCGCATGGATGGCGGCGGGACTGGCAGCGGCATCGAGCGGTGCCTGGGCGCTGGAGATGGACGCCGGCGACGACACGCCGCTGCCGGAGGGCACCAATCTCGCGGTGCTGTACTACCAGCACGTCGAGCGCGACCGGCTGTATGTAGACGGCGACAAGGCGGCGGGGCGTAACCGGCTCGATTCCGACATCGGCATCGCCCGTTTCGTGCATTACACCAAGTTCGCCGGGATGACGATCAACCCGCAGTTCCTGCTGCCCTTCGGCAATCTGCACGCCAAGGGCGACCTGTCGCCGCTCGGCAGCGCCAGCGGTGTCGGCGACCTGATCCTGGCCTCGGTGTTCTGGCTGGTGGAGAAGCCGGAGACCAACACCTACTTCGCCATCACACCCTATCTCTACGTGCCCACCGGCAGCTACGACAAGAACGAGGCGCTCAACCTCGGTGAGAACCGCTGGAAGGGCACGCTGCAGCTCGGCTACATCACCGGGCTGACCGACAAGCTGCTGCTCGACCTCTATGCCGACGTCACCGTGTTCGGCAACAACAACGACTACGGTCCGACTTCGGCCACGCTCAAGCAGGATCCGCTCTACCAGGTGCAGGGCTGGCTGCGCTACAAGCTCACCGACGCCTGGGACGTGCGTGCCGGCTACTTCCACACCTGGGGCGGCGAGACCAAGGTCAACGGCGTATCCAGCGACGATCGCGTGCGCAGCTCCAAGTACCAGGTCGGCACCGCCTGGTTCTACGAGCCGAGCGCGCAGGTCGTCTTCACCTACGGCCAGGACCTGACGGTGGAGAACGGCTTCAAGGAGCGCAACCGCCTCAACTTCCGTTGGCTCAAGGTCTTCTGA
- a CDS encoding DUF1097 domain-containing protein, which translates to MSQLAALSLSIGLLGGFATWLFLTVGGVLIWAAFVAWGCYFQAGGNAQALRNTLVCNTFGAGVAWVAAVVILALPLADTLTLPGWAAVVVFVTAWLVCMAANIPAFATIPASFYGYASTFAFLLQTPEKMNLATLTSPTLDNAFIVTALSMGIGALFGYVSGRLGGVLMARDARAA; encoded by the coding sequence ATGTCCCAACTCGCTGCACTGTCCCTCAGCATCGGCCTGCTCGGAGGCTTCGCCACCTGGCTCTTCCTCACCGTCGGCGGCGTGCTGATCTGGGCCGCCTTCGTCGCCTGGGGCTGCTACTTCCAGGCCGGCGGCAACGCCCAGGCGCTGCGCAACACCCTGGTGTGCAACACCTTCGGCGCCGGCGTCGCTTGGGTGGCGGCAGTGGTGATCCTCGCCCTGCCGCTGGCCGACACCCTCACCCTGCCCGGCTGGGCGGCGGTGGTGGTGTTCGTCACCGCCTGGCTGGTGTGCATGGCGGCCAACATCCCGGCCTTCGCCACCATCCCGGCCAGTTTCTACGGCTATGCCAGCACCTTCGCCTTCCTGCTGCAGACGCCGGAGAAGATGAATCTCGCCACGCTCACCAGCCCGACGCTGGACAACGCCTTCATCGTCACTGCGCTGTCGATGGGGATAGGCGCGCTGTTCGGCTACGTCTCGGGCCGGCTGGGCGGCGTGCTGATGGCGCGCGATGCCCGCGCCGCATGA
- a CDS encoding metal ABC transporter ATP-binding protein has translation MVTLLKFRPRHRPLPAESDSPLAVHNLTVAYGHQPVLQKVDFVAPAAALVAVVGPNGAGKSTFIKAVLGLQPRISGEVACYGRPVERQRRLIGYVPQRSSVDWDFPASALDVVTMGLYGGIGWCRPVRARHREQAMAYLEQVGMADFARRQIGQLSGGQQQRVFLARALAQDARLYLMDEPFAGVDAATERAIVEVLRTLKSRGRTVLCVHHDLQTAPDYFEHLLLLAGRVVAAGPMAEAFTTAALEEAYGVGLSLIGTAAAARAG, from the coding sequence ATGGTTACCCTGCTCAAGTTCCGTCCGCGCCACCGCCCGCTGCCGGCCGAATCCGACAGCCCGCTCGCGGTGCACAACCTGACCGTGGCCTACGGCCACCAGCCGGTGCTGCAGAAGGTCGATTTCGTCGCCCCGGCGGCTGCACTGGTGGCGGTGGTCGGGCCCAACGGTGCCGGCAAGTCCACCTTCATCAAGGCGGTGCTCGGCCTGCAGCCGCGCATCAGCGGCGAAGTCGCCTGCTACGGCCGGCCGGTGGAGCGTCAGCGCCGCCTGATCGGCTACGTGCCCCAGCGCAGCAGCGTGGACTGGGACTTTCCCGCCTCCGCGCTCGACGTGGTGACCATGGGCCTGTACGGCGGCATCGGCTGGTGCCGGCCGGTGCGCGCCCGTCACCGCGAACAGGCAATGGCCTACCTGGAGCAGGTGGGCATGGCCGACTTCGCCCGCCGCCAGATCGGCCAGCTTTCCGGTGGCCAGCAGCAGCGTGTGTTCCTGGCCCGCGCGCTGGCGCAGGACGCCAGGCTCTACCTGATGGACGAGCCCTTCGCCGGGGTCGACGCCGCCACCGAGCGCGCCATCGTCGAAGTGCTGCGTACCCTCAAGAGCCGTGGCCGCACGGTGCTGTGCGTGCATCACGACCTGCAGACCGCGCCCGACTACTTCGAGCACCTGCTGCTGCTGGCCGGCCGGGTGGTGGCCGCCGGGCCGATGGCGGAGGCCTTCACCACCGCCGCGCTGGAAGAAGCCTACGGCGTCGGCCTGTCGCTGATCGGCACCGCGGCCGCAGCGCGGGCCGGCTAG
- a CDS encoding metal ABC transporter solute-binding protein, Zn/Mn family has protein sequence MPRLLSCILLCLSLVAPASRAAPPLEVVTTLAQIAEPLALIAGPRARVSSLLGPGVDPHLYRLTRSDVARLTRADLVFYNGLHLEAQMEEMLQSLASRKPVVAIGAAIDPARLRDDDGPAHDPHVWMDPALWRVALEAAVATLIKADPAGADGYRSRARDYFQRLNHLRAYVGEVLATVPAGARVLVTAHDAFGYFGHAFGLEVLAIQGISTESEAGLRRIEELVDVLVRRRIGAVFVESSVSPRSVRALIDGAAARGHQVRIGGELYSDAMGSPGDYTGTYIGMLDHNASTVARGLGGRVPAGGMLGRLADLH, from the coding sequence ATGCCACGCCTGCTGTCCTGCATCCTGCTTTGCCTGTCCCTCGTCGCGCCGGCCAGCCGTGCCGCACCGCCGCTGGAGGTGGTCACCACCCTGGCGCAGATCGCCGAGCCGCTCGCCCTCATCGCCGGCCCCCGTGCGCGCGTCAGCAGCCTGCTCGGACCCGGTGTCGATCCCCATCTCTACCGCCTGACGCGCAGCGACGTGGCCCGTCTGACCCGGGCCGACCTGGTGTTCTACAACGGTCTGCACCTCGAGGCGCAGATGGAGGAAATGCTGCAGTCGCTCGCCAGCCGCAAGCCGGTGGTGGCGATCGGCGCCGCCATCGATCCGGCGCGGCTGCGCGACGACGACGGCCCGGCGCATGATCCGCACGTCTGGATGGATCCGGCGCTGTGGCGGGTGGCGCTGGAGGCCGCGGTGGCGACGCTGATCAAGGCCGATCCGGCCGGCGCCGACGGCTACCGCAGCCGCGCGCGCGACTACTTCCAGCGTTTGAACCACCTGCGGGCCTACGTCGGCGAGGTGCTGGCGACGGTGCCGGCCGGCGCGCGGGTGCTGGTCACCGCGCACGACGCCTTCGGCTATTTCGGCCACGCCTTCGGTCTGGAGGTGTTGGCCATCCAGGGCATCAGCACCGAGAGCGAGGCCGGCCTGCGCCGCATCGAGGAACTGGTGGACGTGCTGGTCCGCCGCCGCATCGGCGCCGTCTTCGTCGAGAGTTCGGTGTCGCCGCGCAGCGTGCGCGCGCTGATCGACGGCGCCGCGGCGCGCGGCCATCAGGTGCGCATCGGCGGCGAACTCTACTCCGACGCCATGGGCAGCCCGGGCGACTACACCGGCACCTACATCGGCATGCTGGACCACAACGCCTCCACCGTCGCGCGCGGCCTCGGCGGCCGCGTACCGGCCGGCGGCATGCTCGGCCGGCTGGCCGATCTCCACTGA